A segment of the Elaeis guineensis isolate ETL-2024a chromosome 6, EG11, whole genome shotgun sequence genome:
ataaattttaaaacaaaaatcATTTCTTATATATCACCTTCCTCAATACCAAGTGCTCAGATACATATATTATAACTATAAATTTCAGCCATTTTGAACATGATTACAGTTtgcaattcctttttttttttttggtaaatattgCAATTCCTTCAAAAGTCAACAGAATACTACCAGCATCCATGACAAAATAAATTAAGAGCCAAATATGATCCAAGGATATCACACAATACAGCACCACAAATTTGCCATACAAACCAAAaacagagaaaaagaaaaaggatacgTTAAATATAGATTGACTACTATTTCATGCACTGCCATGGTGCTGCACAGATGACTTTACATGCGTCCGAAAGGTTCGCTAATAAACTCCTTGGAATGATCAGTCCTGCGAAGTGTCAAACATGGATGCAGCAGCAGCATTTTGTGCTTCGCAGACATGTCTGGTTGAaaagaaatctaaaattaaataagattaaatTAAAACCATCAAGTAAACGTTGGAATGATGGCCAAACATGTCCTGTTCAAATTTGCGATGGCACTGGACGTTTAAGTACTGAATTAAGATTTAGAAAGCAAGTTACAGAGTCATGGTAATAAGAAACACGAAAATTCATTGTAAAAGTCAATACCAGAACTTAGCCAGAGAGCTTTCCTGATCTTTCCGACGGTTCTATAAGTTTTGAATGTATTTGAGAGCTGCTGCTTTCTCATCAGCATCCATACATGCTTCCAGAAAAGGTTTATAGCCTTCTAATTAGATAAAAAACtgcataattaataaataatcatataattataTAGATGATAATGCAAGTGACAAATAACAATCATgtgattatataaataataattatcttTCCCCCGGTTCTGCAAGTTTACATATGTGCAGATCTTAAAAGAATTTTCACTTCATCTAAAAATCCTTTATCTGCAATTTCATTTGTAATGCTCAATAATAATAAGTTCTTAAAAGAAGTGATTTAATAATATGATCGGTTGAGCCATCCTACAATACCAATATAGGAGTGATGGTCCCAAGTAAGATGCTGAGTTGAGCTAGTATAATCTTTACATactcttcttttattttgcatAGTTATTTTTATCAGCAGAATATTGCATGGATGAAAGAGATTACCTTCCATTAAGTTGGTTTGGATTCCATGGTTAAGAATAGTGAAATAATCATTTCATTTCTATTTATATCCTCATTTACCGGCTAGAAAAGGTGGCTAACAAGGTATCAATGATCTCTAGATCCAAGTTAGCCCAAACACGGTCTCCACCGGGCCTCCACGAGTCGGGTCGAGTCGAGTCGAGTCGGCTCCCAGGCCCGACCCATTTGTTGGCAACTCTAGTTTCGGCTAATACTCCTGCGAAGCAACACCGGAAGTCGGCAATCGGGAAGATAAGCTTCAAAGGCAATCTATTCGCTTCGGTTCCCCTACGGTGTGTTCTTTCCAACGAAGGGATGGCCGCGGCTCTCCAGAGCTCCATCTCCACCTCCTTCGCCTTCTCGTCCCTTCGTGGCCTCCCGAGCTCCTTTCTCTCGATACCTCGAAGTCCATTCTTCGGCCTATCCACCGCCAAACCTCTCCCTTCTTGGACTTCCCTGAGCTGGaagagcagcagcagcagcagcagcgttAGGAGGTTGGTTTCCAAATCCCCCGCCGCGAAGTACATCAGAGAAGATTATCTTGTGGTATCTCTCTATACCCATCTCCTTTCCGTTCTCTGTTAccattctttcttctttttcttactgTTTTCTTCTCTGGGTTTTTGGGTTGGGGGAGAATAGAAGAAGGTGTCGGCGAAGGAGGTGCAGGATTTGGTGAATGGGGAGAGGAACGTCCCGCTTATTGTGGATTTCTATGCTACATGGTGCGGTCCTTGTATTATAATGGCCCAGCAGCTCGAAATGGTACATCTTTCTCGCCTTAAtctccccttcttcttcctccttttcggTTCTTTTAAGATGTCGTGTGGTGGAATATAGGTTGTGTAATATACGAGTGCTTTCGCTTTTCTTTTGTATCTCTTTGAAAAAAGATTGATCCTTTATAGGCACAGAGTTAAATCAGACTACCTTTTTCTTTTTCAGTTTTATGAGATGAAGGATGGTAAGAATTCCATCCAGATGAAAGAAAGTTTCTTTTTATAGATTATGAAAAATAATGCGAACAATGGAAGGATGTGAACTTTGGTATAAATTGTTGGATTGAAGCAGTTGCTTTGAAGGTAAATTTGAGATGTTTGTCAAACTTCATGATGAATGTTATATTTCAAACGAAAGATTGGAATCACTGGAAGCTGCTCTGGTTCCTTGGTTGTGGTTAAGGGATGCATTATCTGAATAAGCATGCTTGAATGTGTTTATTACTGGGGATTTGGATGTTTCTATTCTAATTGCAAGAAGATTTTTGCCGAACAAGAGGGATGTTCCTTGCAATTGTGAAGAAGCATGAGATCTCAGCATCTGACTTCAGCTAATATCTCGGTCGAACTAGAAGAGCTGGTAAGCAGTAGCAATTTTGAAACGGTGTGGGGGAGCAATTTCCAAGAGACTTTTGCTCATTACATTGTTTTATGCACATAGTAGGTATTGTTCGAGTGAGGACATTTATCATAAAACAATGTAGAGGAAAAGGAATCCGAAGACAAATAACTATTAGGTATGTCTAGTATGATTAATCTAAAATCATTCTGAAATTCTATGAGTTACTTAGGATGAACACTTCCCATCAAATCTAACAGCCAGTCAGATTTAACTCATGTCTCATATCATAAAACCAGCCATGACACTTTTGATTTATGCttttcaaggttttaaatcccatgggacaaAGGTGTTATGATTTCTTCATGGAATAGGATGCTCATTGTCCCGCCCCGCCCTGTCCCGACAGTAGTCTCGACCATGCATTTTAGTAGATATCCTTCATCTCTcctccttctttccttttttttctttttttctttctttcttttcttttttctaccTTCCTTTTTTCcttcactttttctttctttttcttcttccttccttttttttatatttttcttctttttctttcatttttccctTTCCTCATCTtcccttcttttccttctttcctctttcttcctctctccccaCGTGGGTGGCTTTCGGAGTCCTAAACCCATTCTGATCCCGTTTTCTCATAGGAAAGGAACGGGACAATAGGGATGCCCCCCATTCCACTGGGATGTAAAACCTCGATTCTTTTAGCTTATgaatagaaaataatttgaaGAAAATTTGATTTGTGTTTGATATTAGTTCATAAATTGCTACATCATTAGTAAATTGATAACATTTCAAAAGTCTAATATGTTTGAATGGTTATAGATAATTTACACCATTGGATAAATTGTATGCATAGAACACGGAACATAAATCATACAAAACTAGGAGCAAATGTTATTCCAATTGCCAttacaaaattttgattttttcatgaaaacATATTAACTACTCTAAAAGTATTCCTTATACTAATTATCGGCACACTTGTACATTATGTGGGCTTAGCATTCCAGAGCTTCCATTGATTGGTAAGTAGGTGGATCCATTTGGAACTCCTTTAGAAATATTATCTGATGAACTTCTTTCCTCTATGTTAAGTTCCCTAAGTTATCTGTTTTTTGGAACACCCCATCCCACACCAccccccccaacaaaaaaaaaaaaaaagtttcactTATCAGATATATATTAAGTCATGAAAAGGATTTACTAGAGATAAACAAATGCAAGGACTGTAGCAACATATGTAGTCACTGCTGATAGAAAATAGGGAACTGCATGCTCTCTCTCAAAATAATTCATTGTTCAATAATTTAATCAAGCCATTCGCCTAGAGAGTCATTAAGATGATTTGCAGTCTCATCCTTCTTTCCCTTCATCTTATGTTTGAAAGGTGCTGATGCATGCTATGAAGCTTTCTACCATATGTCACTTTGAGGAATCTTTGAGGATATATGCAGAATTATGTTCCACTTCTCCTTGTTGACTGGTTAGCCAAAGCTTGTCTCCGAGTTTGGGAAAAAATTTCCCACTCACTGTCCTCCGCAACCTCTTCACATATTTCTACTCATGTATCATGACTCCTGCATGTTACTTAAAAGTTGGAGAGAtaaatttcctttttttttaaaatacatggcTGAACATCCATAGTGTGATTAGACGGTGGCAAAATAGTGATTCCCATGAAGTCATAGTAGTTGAAGTCCTTGGCTCCAAGAACTGAGAACAGAATATGGAAGATGCTAATATTTTaactgacaaaaaaaaaattcaaaggacTGATTCCCATGATGCTTCGTATAGGAAGACACCTTAGCTTGTTTAGAAAAAACTCTTAGTGACTGCGGAACTTCCACTCCAAGTAAATATTAGAAGATGGTCCTTTCCCCACCAAAAAAGTAAAAACAATCTTATGAACTACTTCTATTTGTAGAAGGATCTTTTATTATTGGGGAAAAGAAATTCATAGATGGGGAACTCTCTTCTGAAGCAATCTCCATGGATTTCCAAAACACTTGCAGGGTGGTATAAAATCGTGGAATGATTGTCTTATGGTGATCTACCTTTACTCTGCAGAGAATGATTCAATGTCGATTCTGCTGTAAGAGAAGAGGCAAACTGTAGTCCGGCAACAATATGTTGTGCCATTAAATATATGCTACTTCTTGTTCTTTTACTCAAAGTGGAGAGTGTGAGCAACACGATTCTTACAGCTGAGAGGATTTGTCCAATTGCtttcccttctcctcctctccATGGCTGTAGCAATTAGGAAGCAAGAACTTTCatggttctttattctttataatcCTGCTAGTGGTCAATCATTAGGCTCGAAACATATGGACTAAAGGTTTTAGTTGTTGTTCAGTGACAAGGATTGTGGTTGTCAGGGTAACCCAATCTGAATCCTTTATAGGGTAAAAAATCACAGTGAAAATTTATTGATCATCCACAAACCTATAATCAGTATAGGGTGTCAATGAGTTGGGCCAGTCTGAGTGGCCTGAAGACCTGACCTTGAAAAAAAAACAGGGATCAGGCTAAACAAATTTTAGGCCAAAAGCCCATTCAGCCAATTTTTAGGAAGTCTGGTTAATTTCGGCCTGGCTCAAGCTAGGATTTGGCAGAAAAATGAATATGGCCTGTTTTGAGCCCTGTCCAGCCAAAAATATACCAAGTCAGATTGGGCTGAAGCCTGGTACCCTCCAGCCAGGCTCGGGCTTGACTTAGAACCTTAGCTTATTTTGGCCTAGGCCCAATCCTATCAATTGGCACGCCTAAATTAGTATCTTATTGAAGATTCTGCATATGCTGTGAGTTTATCTCACTCTTGCTCCTGCTCATGCATCTTATCCTCATCTTTGATCTGCCAGCATTAGTTTTACTCaatttataactttattatcTTGTCTTGTTTCAAGCGCTACCGTGTTCGTTAAATTAACCACCATTTGGTTTGCTAAGACAATTATGCAGTATGTTGCTTTCTACCTTTTCCTTAGCACCTCTTTCCTATTTTCACGTTCACTTGGCCCCCACTGCTACTGTTGTAAGTTTTGCAGTTCCTAGAAACAAATTCTCTATGATTTAGGAAAGGTTTGATGGTAAAATAAAAAACAACTGCTGAATGCTAATTATGCCCATAATGAGATGCATAATGCTTATTCAACAAAAAACAGAGATGCATAATGCTACTTTTGATAAGCCATTTTTCACGCAACTCTTTCGAATGAGTAAATATTCTACCAATTTCTATGTTCTTCAAGCGAACAGGTTTGTAAATGTGTTAGCTTGCTCATGAACGTGCAATATATCCTGTATTGGTAGACTTCTTTTAAGAAAATACACCACATTTATGAAACTTAAGAGAGTTTCCCTATCTGTGACATTTCAGCATTCTACATCTGTAGGATATCAATTTTGGATCTGTCATTTTCATCTTGGCTCCACCATTTTTTGTTGCTGGTGAGCCCCATTCATGACCAGCACCTTCTCTCCTGTTACGATATCATGGTTTCTGTCCTCACCAAGCTTTCTGAAGCTGTCATTCAATTCTTATTGCATGCTGATAGGTGTTCTATTCGCATCTTCTGTAAACCATGCCAGCAAGATTTCTCTAATggttttaatatttttcaaaataccaGTTCTCTGCATTACGTGCACAAAGTCTAATAGACTAATTGTATCTGGACCAGCTTGCTGCTGGAACTTTTTTGGAGAAAAACTTGCTGTTGGTACCGCATCTCTATCAGTATTCCTGGACAAACCAATTTTTGGGTCTTTAATGTTTGGACGGTTGGAACATTTCATGACACTCCTTGACACTTCCTGCCATAAAATCACCATGCCATCATCATTATGTGTTACATTTAGCACTTTTGTTGGAAAGCTAGCAAGTATAACATAACAATTGCACCCATTTTATGAACATTATGAACTTAAGGAGCATGGATCAGCTCATTTCACTAAATTAAGCATAGTTTTGGCAATTTTGCTTCTAATCCAAGGAACACAATTTTATAGGTAATGCCATAGTTTTGGCAATTTTGCTTCTAATCCAAGGAACACAATTTTATAGATAATGCCATAGTCATAAATTCTTATGGGCTGGTATTGACAGCAACTAGTTTGCAGCTTGCTGTGGAGTATGAGAGCAATGCACTGTTTGTCAAGGTGGACACTGATGATGAATATGAATTTGCACAAATATGCAGGTACACCACAATGAACTACGAAAATAATTGATGACATTTTACATTGCAGAGACTTGAATCTTAACATCATCTCACTATTTTCTgccctttattttttaaaatctaaaccATAACAGGTTCGCGGACTACCAACACTGTATTTTATCAGCCCAGATCCAAACAAGAATGCTATTCGAACTGAGGGGCTTGTCCCATCAGAGATGATTAAAACATCATTGATAATGAAATGTGAGGACATCTTGAAGGTCTGCTGTTGTAGCTGTTTTCAGCATTGCAGATTTGCTTATGTTCTGCAAGAACATCAGTTTCAGCATCATATGGTAGCATAGCCATCCGCTCCCTCTTCTGTTAAAGATCATTCGCTGGCAATTCTAGTGACACGGTGCAACTCCAAAACTCTACTTTTGTGATTTGAAGGTGAGCTGGTtcatagctaggattgattgtgaTGATGGAACAGACTCGATACATGTAGGATGTAGAACAATACAATAGATCAATAAGCATGTTCTTCCAgtgtttttttcaaaaaaaataataaaattacaatAAAGTGAGATGGTAAATAAAATGTGGCAGAACCCGTTACAGCTTAGCAGTACTGCTATGGCATTCTCTAATGGCTCCATGGATAAAGCCATAATACTGGGCATGGATGCAGGA
Coding sequences within it:
- the LOC105047242 gene encoding thioredoxin-like protein CITRX, chloroplastic, which translates into the protein MAAALQSSISTSFAFSSLRGLPSSFLSIPRSPFFGLSTAKPLPSWTSLSWKSSSSSSSVRRLVSKSPAAKYIREDYLVKKVSAKEVQDLVNGERNVPLIVDFYATWCGPCIIMAQQLEMLAVEYESNALFVKVDTDDEYEFAQICRYTTMNYENN